In Hermetia illucens chromosome 1, iHerIll2.2.curated.20191125, whole genome shotgun sequence, one genomic interval encodes:
- the LOC119651130 gene encoding uncharacterized protein LOC119651130 gives MIYNRFQNGIFQLSREMESSRQELKSILANLFQKCSDDWITRWHMPIIPKRTCFEGCIMLIILQLFEAGLLVLDLLNTPRGCRTSEFEGGTTTQTTSQIC, from the exons ATGATATATAACAGATTTCAGAATGGCATCTTCCAACTTAGTCGCGAAATGGAAAGTTCCCGGCAAGAATTGAAGTCGATTCTGGCAAATctctttcaaaaatgttcagaTGATTGGATTACTCGCTGGCATATGCCTATTATTCCGAAACGTACCTGCTTTGAAG GATGTATAATGCTCATAATCTTACagcttttcgaagctggtcttctGGTGCTGGACCTGCTCAACACCCCTAGAGGCTGCAGAACCTCCGAGTTTGAAGGTGGAACTACGACCCAGACTACATCTCAGA TTTGCTGA